The Coffea arabica cultivar ET-39 chromosome 8e, Coffea Arabica ET-39 HiFi, whole genome shotgun sequence genome window below encodes:
- the LOC113704133 gene encoding putative disease resistance protein RGA3 codes for MADAVISATIQVALETAVSLATDRIGMLVGFKKDLASMSRTLTFINALLADAEERQQNQDRGVQEWLKSLEEVAYDAGNVLDELNYESLRCKVESRNQPKSKVCCFFSCSNSVGFRWRMASKVRDIKLKLNEINQEADGLGLIGRAVMTAALPAAADAGDRRNRQTDSVAVPMTGRADDESKIVKMLLSPSEKVVSCLPITGMGGLGKTTLAKSIYNNHQIDGHFQKKLWVCVSKKVPVVELFKLILVQLTGEKVEVDDRNVIVGKIQNQLEGKRYFLVLDDVWDDNQALWDDFFTTLKGLNPTDGSWCLVTTRIGQLADIVLKVLRMDDEAYALGRLPDDLCWSILKEKVVGGGEVPDELKAIKERVIKRCDGLPLAASVIGGLLSLKRKEEWQSILENRLSSLSGDEDRVMQILKLSFDNLPSPYIKKCFAYCSIFPKDTEMEGDMLIELWMAEGFLQADINSQMMMEENVINYLRILLQSSLFEEIIDESETSTSYKMHDLVHDLAELMSKSTKVIIDRDTSIVGNGNQIRYLATDLFGGGEDREKLLESLSTSLHTLFVKGYLSGDMLMKLKNLYVLNLSHTRTRELPVSIGKLIHLRYINLKWSAISILPDSLCKLYNLQTLTLSHSDVDRLPERMCNLISLRHLHYYTFDETFQMPLEMGRLTCLRTLEFFNVGREKGRRIGELGSLKNLKGKLEIRNLELVTDKKGAEEAKLSEKANLFRLELEWADDREGDNYNDEDVLDSLRPHPNLEELVIWNFMGDQFPRWLMDLPTTTTIPKLATTLPKLARLEFNCCNRCRELHPLQNFTSLKELEIYKCDGLTNLPGDILHSCASLQKLEVSGCDNLISFPPDLQQTPSLSELKLLGCPKLKTSMTPKGFGFLTSLRELEIGPFSDDGDDHENSSIYNEFDWSGLISSSSSSSSCALRRLVLYGLPHMESLPPQIQYLTTLTSLTLRGFGGIKALPDWFGNFATLEALRLTGFKGLGHLPSEDAMRSLTKLKRLQVHGSPLLKERCTPGSSGPDSQWSKVSHIQDLDITDD; via the coding sequence atggccGACGCTGTCATTAGTGCCACTATTCAGGTTGCCTTGGAGACGGCAGTATCTCTTGCCACTGATAGGATTGGTATGTTAGTTGGGTTCAAGAAGGATCTGGCCAGCATGAGTCGAACTCTTACCTTTATCAATGCTCTCTTGGCTGATGCTGAGGAAAGGCAACAAAACCAGGACCGGGGAGTCCAAGAATGGTTGAAGAGTCTGGAGGAAGTTGCTTATGATGCTGGCAATGTGTTGGATGAGCTCAACTACGAATCTCTTCGTTGCAAGGTGGAGTCCCGGAACCAACCCAAGAGCAAGGTATGTTGCTTCTTCTCCTGCTCTAACTCCGTTGGTTTCCGTTGGAGAATGGCTTCTAAGGTCAGGGACATCAAGCTTAAGTTGAATGAGATCAATCAAGAAGCCGATGGATTGGGACTGATCGGCAGGGCAGTCATGACAGCTGCCCTCCCTGCTGCTGCTGATGCTGGAGACAGAAGAAATAGGCAGACCGACTCGGTTGCTGTTCCAATGACTGGAAGAGCCGATGATGAATCAAAGATAGTGAAGATGCTGTTGAGCCCATCTGAGAAGGTTGTCTCTTGTCTTCCCATAACTGGTATGGGAGGTCTAGGCAAAACAACTTTGGCTAAATCGATATACAACAATCACCAAATTGATGGGCACTTTCAGAAAAAGTTGTGGGTTTGCGTATCAAAAAAAGTTCCAGTAGTGGAACTTTTCAAACTCATACTAGTGCAATTGACGGGAGAAAAGGTTGAAGTGGATGATAGGAATGTCATCGTTGGAAAAATTCAGAATCAACTAGAGGGAAAAAGATATTTCCTTGTCCTTGATGATGTGTGGGATGATAATCAGGCATTGTGGGATGACTTTTTCACCACCTTGAAGGGGCTCAATCCAACTGATGGAAGCTGGTGTCTTGTCACTACTCGTATTGGTCAACTGGCAGATATTGTGTTGAAAGTTCTGAGGATGGATGATGAAGCCTATGCCTTAGGAAGGCTACCTGATGATCTTTGCTGGTCTATCctaaaagaaaaagtagttgGAGGCGGAGAAGTACCTGATGAACTAAAAGCAATTAAAGAGAGAGTAATCAAAAGATGTGATGGTCTACCATTGGCAGCAAGTGTAATTGGAGGTCTATTATCTTTAAAGAGAAAAGAGGAGTGgcaatcaattttggagaaTAGGCTTTCAAGTTTGAGTGGAGATGAAGATCGTGTCATGCAAATACTTAAGTTGAGTTTCGATAATTTGCCATCTCCATACATTAAGAAATGTTTTGCATATTGTTCTATATTTCCTAAGGATACTGAGATGGAAGGAGATATGCTAATCGAGCTTTGGATGGCAGAAGGTTTCCTCCAAGCAGACATCAACAGCCAAATGATGATGGAGGAAAATGTAATTAATTATCTGAGAATTTTATTGCAGAGTTCATTGTTTGAAGAAATAATTGATGAGTCAGAAACATCAACATCTTATAAGATGCATGATCTGGTGCACGACCTTGCCGAGTTAATGTCAAAGTCTACCAAAGTCATTATTGATAGGGATACGAGTATAGTAGGCAATGGTAATCAGATTCGTTACCTTGCAACAGACTTATTTGGTGGTGGAGAAGACAGAGAAAAACTTTTGGAGAGTCTATCAACTTCGCTTCATACATTGTTTGTAAAAGGTTACTTATCTGGTGATATGTTAATGAAGTTGAAGAACTTGTATGTTTTGAATTTGTCTCATACAAGAACTCGAGAGCTACCAGTCTCAATTGGCAAACTGATACATTTGCGGTACATTAACCTTAAGTGGTCTGCAATCAGTATTTTGCCAGACTCCCTTTGCAAGCTTTATAATCTGCAGACATTGACGCTAAGTCACTCAGATGTTGACCGTCTTCCGGAGAGGATGTGCAATTTGATTAGTTTGAGACATCTCCACTATTAcacatttgatgaaacatttCAAATGCCGCTAGAGATGGGACGGCTGACTTGCCTTCGGACGCTAGAGTTCTTTAACGTGGGTCGAGAGAAGGGTCGGCGAATTGGAGAGCTTGGAAGCTTGAAGAACCTCAAAGGCAAATTGGAGATACGCAATCTGGAACTAGTAACGGATAAGAAAGGAGCTGAGGAAGCAAAACTATCTGAAAAGGCAAATCTATTTAGGCTGGAACTTGAGTGGGCAGATGATCGAGAAGGCGACAATTACAACGACGAAGATGTGTTAGACAGCCTTCGACCCCACCCAAATTTGGAGGAGTTGgtaatttggaattttatgGGCGATCAATTTCCTCGATGGTTAATGGATTtgccaacaacaacaacaatccCCAAGTTAGCAACAACACTCCCCAAGTTAGCGCGTTTGGAATTTAATTGCTGCAACAGATGCAGAGAACTCCATCCCCTACAAAACTTTACGTCTCTTAAAGAGCTGGAGATTTATAAGTGTGATGGGTTAACGAATCTGCCCGGTGACATTCTACACTCTTGTGCCTCTCTCCAGAAGCTTGAGGTGAGTGGGTGCGACAATCTTATCTCCTTTCCGCCTGATTTGCAACAAACGCCTTCTCTCTCGGAGCTGAAATTATTGGGGTGTCCCAAACTGAAAACAAGCATGACGCCCAAAGGATTTGGTTTCCTAACTAGCTTAAGGGAGCTTGAAATTGGTCCCTTCTCAGATGATGGTGATGATCatgaaaattcttcaatttacaaTGAGTTTGATTGGTCTGGATTGatatcctcctcctcctcctcttcgtCATGCGCACTCCGTCGATTAGTATTATATGGGTTGCCACACATGGAGTCACTGCCACCTCAGATCCAATACTTGACCACTCTCACGTCACTAACGCTACGTGGCTTTGGAGGTATAAAAGCTCTGCCAGATTGGTTCGGAAACTTCGCTACTCTTGAAGCGCTGCGGTTAACTGGTTTCAAAGGGCTTGGACATCTACCCTCTGAGGATGCCATGAGAAGTCTCACCAAACTAAAACGTCTGCAGGTCCATGGTTCTCCTCTGTTAAAAGAAAGATGCACTCCTGGGAGCAGCGGCCCCGACTCCCAGTGGTCCAAAGTTTCTCACATTCAAGACCTAGACATAACCGATGATTAA